TGGTCGGCCAGCTCGACTCCCTCACCCAGACGTCACCCGGGTCGCTGGGCCTCGGACTGGTCGTCGCGGTGGCGCTGGCCTTCTACAGCGCGTCCGGCGGCGTCGGCAACCTGGTCACGGCGATCAACGCGATGTTCGGCATCCGTGACAACCGGAACTTCTTCAAGAAGAAGCTGCTGGCGCTCGGCCTCACGGTGGGTGCCATCGTCTTCTTCCTCGTGATGATCGCCTTGGTCGCGGCGGCCCCCGCGTTCTTCAACCTGATCGACATCGTCCCCGGTGTCCGGATCGTGCTGGAGGTCCTGCGCTGGGGCCTGCTGCTGGGCGCGCTCGTCGTCGCGATCGGCGTGCTGTTCCGCATCGCGCCGGACCGCTCGGAGCACACCGCCCTGGTGACGAAGGGCGTCCTCGTGGCCAGCCTGATGTGGGTGGCGGTGTCGCTCGCCTTCTCCCTCTACGTCGACAACTTCGGCAGCTACGGCAAGACGTACGGCGCGCTCGCCGGAGTCGTCGTGCTGCTGCTGTGGCTCTGGATCGGCCTCTACGCGATCCTGCTCGGCGCGACCGTCGAGGCGGTCCGCGAGAAGGTCGTCACGGCGGAGACCGTCGCCGAGGACGCCGAGATCGCCGATCTGCGCGGCGCGGAGGCCAACGGCGACGAGGTCCCGGTCGAGATCACCTACGACGAAGAGGTGGAGGACGTCCCGGCCGAGACGAAGACGCCCGTCTTCAAGCGGCTTCGCAACCCGTTCCGTCGAGCCCCGCGCGACTGACGTCGGTCAGCGCAGCCCGGCCTTCTTGAGCCGGCGCGCGCCCACCTTGCGCAGCAGCGGGTCGGCCCACAGCGCGAGCGACGGGGACAACGTCGCGGTGCGCCCGATCGCCCCGCGCCACACCGGGATCGTCTTGTAGATCCGCCGGGTCCCGAACATCCCGACGAGCTCCTGGGCGACCTGGGTCGGCGTCAGCATGACGCCCGCGGCGAGGATCTCGCGCGCGCCGCCGTTGACGTCGAAGCCCTCGACCATCTTGGTGTCGACGCCGTCCGGGCAGAGCGCGTGGACGCGGATCCGGTCGGCGTGCAGCTCGGACGCCAGCGAGGTGGTCAGCGACAGCACGGCAGCCTTCGTCGCGGCGTACACGCTCAGGCCCGGCACCGGCGCGTGCGCGCTGAGCGAGGCCATGATCCCGATCTCGCCGCCCCGGATCCCCTCCGACGACTGGTTGCGGAACACGTCGGCCGCAGCTCGTACGCCCCACATCACGCCGAGGACGTTGACGTCGACCATCAGGCGCACCTGCTCGACCGACAGCGAGGTGAGGTCACCGTCCATTCCGACGCCGGCGTTGCAGACCCACGCGCCGAGGGGCGCGATCTCCCGGGCCCGCTCGGCGATCTCCCGGTTGGCGGCTGGGTCGGTGACGTCGAGCCGCAGCCCGGCGGCCGCCCCGATCTCGCGTGCAGTGCGCTCCGCGCCGTCCCCGTCCACGTCAGTGACCAGGACCTCGTACCCCAGGCGCACCAGCTCGATCGCGATCGCGCGACCGATGCCCCGCGCACCTCCCGTGACGACGGCTGAACGAGGACTGCCGGGCTTCACGGGGGTCTTGTGCACCGACCCAACCTAGGGGGCGGCCGCCGCGACACGCCATCGAACATATGTTTGAACATCGGGTGTGATCCGCGTTAACCTCTTGCCATGACCGATGATCGCAACGCAGACGTCACCGAGCTCCCCGACGGGCCCGCCGACTCCACCGGACTGACCGCGCGCCAGCGCAAGGTGCTCGAGTTCCTGCGCGACGAGATCGAGACGCGCGGCTACCCGCCCAGCATGCGCGAGATCGGTGCCGCGGTGGGCCTGACCAGCACGTCGTCGGTCGCCCACCAGCTCCGCGCCCTCGAGGGGCTCGGGTACGTCAAGCGCGACCCCAACCGTCCCCGGGCGCTCGAGATCTTCCTGCCCGACGTCATCGCGGCCCGGCGCTCGATGAGCGCTGCGCCGGAGCCGTCCGACGCCGCTGACTCCCCGTTCGACGAGACCGGCATCAACGACGCCGCCCCGTCCGCGGTCAACATCCCGATGGTCGGTCGCATCGCGGCCGGCGGTCCGATCCTGGCCGAGGAGCGGGTCGAGGAGATCTTCCCGATGCCCAAGTCCCTGGTCGGCGACGGCACGCTGTTCATGCTCGAGGTCTCCGGCGACTCGATGATCGACGCGGCCATCTGCAACGGCGACTACGTCGTCATCCGCCAGCAGCCCAACGCCGAGAACGGTGAGATCGTCGCGGCGATGCTCGACGGCGAGGCCACGGTCAAGACCTTCCAGCGCAAGAACGGCCAGGTCTGGCTGCTCCCGCACAACGACGACTACTCCCCCATCGACGGCACCCACGCCACGATCCTGGGCAAGGTCACCGCGGTCATCCGCCGCGTCTGAACCCCGACCCCCGCGGGGGCGGTGGATCCTCCACCGTTTGAAGCCGATTTCGGGCCCAGACGGTGGCATACGCACCGCCGCACCCCGGGCCCCGCTGGCGCGGTGCATCCTCCACTGTCTGAAGCCGATTTCGCGCTCAAACGGTGGCGTATGCACCGCGCCCGCACGGGCCTGGCAGGGGTCAGCCGGCGTGGGCCTGGCGGGCGTCCCAGGCGCTCTTGACCATCTCGGCGACCGAGTGGCGCATGGTCCAGTCCAGGTCGCGCGAGGCGAGCTCGCCGGACGCCACGATGCGGGCCGGGTCGCCGGGACGCCGGTCGGCGATCTCCGGCTCGAACGCGATGCCGGTCGCCTCGGCCACCGCCGTCATGATCTCCCGCACGGAGACGCCGTCGCCGCTGCCCAGGTTGTAGACCGGCTCCAGGGTCTCGCCGGCGAGCAGCTTCTGTGCCGCGACGACGTGGGCGTCCGCGAGGTCGGCGACGTGGATGTAGTCACGGACGCACGTGCCGTCCGGCGTCGGGTAGTCGTTGCCGTTGATCCGCGGCGTCCGGCCCTCGAGCAGTGCCTCGATGACCAGCGGGAAGAGGTTGTGCGGGCTGGTGTCGTACAGGTCGGGCACGGCGGAGCCGACGACGTTGAAGTAGCGGAGCGACGTGTGGTGCAGCGGGAACGCCCGCGCGGAGTCGCGCAGCAGCCACTCCCCGATCAGCTTGCTCTCGCCGTACGGGGACTCCGGCGCCGTCGCCGTCGCCTCGGTGACCAGCTCGACGTCCGGCGTGCCGTACACCGCCGCGCTGGAGGAGAACACGACCTTGTCGACGTCCGCCTCGTGCATGGCCTGCAGGAGGCTGACCGTTCCCTGCACGTTCTGCTCGTACGTGTGCAGCGGACGCTGCACCGACACCCCGGCGTACTTGAAGCCCGCGAGGTGCACGACGGCCTCGACCCGGTGCTCGACCATCGCCTTGGCGACGACCGCGGTGTCCAGGATGTTGCTGTCGATCAGGACGACGTCGTCGGGGACGAACTCGCGGTGACCGCTGGAGAAGTCGTCGACCACGACGCAGTCGAGACCCGCCAGACGGAACGCGCGGACGATGTGTGAGCCGATGTAGCCGGCGCCGCCGGTGACGAGCACAGTCATGGTCACCACCCTCTCAGGTCGCGGCTCACCCCTTGAAGCGGAGGGTCCCGACGTTGTAGCCCTTGCCGGCCTTGACCTTCACCGAGTGCCGGCCGGTGAACGTGCGACCGATGCCGCGCCACGAGTCGGAGTTGACCGAGATCGTCCACTTCCCGCTCGGCAGGCCCGCGATGTAGAAGACGCCCTTGCTGTCGGTCACGTCGGTGCGGATCACGCGGGTGCCGGACGACGAGGACAGCCGGACCATGAGTTCCTTGTTCGTCTTGCCCTTGGCCCGGGTGACGCGTCCCTTGACGACAGCGCCCTGGCGGTTGCGCGAGGTCTTCTTGGTCACCGACTTGCCGGTGCCCGAGACGTCGAGCGTGTTGATCGTGCCAGCGCCACGTGCCTTGCAGTAGCCGCGGTACATCCAGCCCTTGAAGCCCCTGGGGATCGAGTTCTGCTTGCCGGTGGCCGGGTTGGGACGGGCGGTGCGGGCGATGCGCTCGAAGCCGCTGTTCGCGTTGCCGGACAGGTTGCGCAGGCGCTTGAACGCCTTCCAGGTCTCCGAGCGACGGTCCAGCCCCTTGAAGTACAGGTTGTTGTTCGAGAACTTGCTCGGGTACCAGTCCGAGCAACCCGTGCGTCGGCCGACCTCGACCCAGTACAGGCCCGGCGCCACGTTCGTGAACGTCCGGCTGCCCTTGCTGTCGGCCTGTCCCTCCGCGACGACCGGCGCGTCGAGGATGCCGACGCCCGGGACCTTCTCGCGCAGCCGCACCCAGCGATCGCCCTGGGCCGTGGGCTTGTACGCCGGCGAGAACGACGCCTTGACCTTGACGGTGTTGTTGCTCTGCCCCGCCGGGAGCGCCTTGCCGGCCAGCGGCGAGCTCAGCGTGATGAGGTTGGCGCGGCTCCGCTTGTAGCTGGTGGCGTCGTAGCAGCTGCCGTAGCGGGTGCCGCTCTTGCCGTACCAGGCCTGCGTCTTGCTGTTGCGGGCGCCGACCATGTAGCGGTTGGCGCTGGACGAGGTCATCGGCAGGAACGTCACCCGGTACGCCCCGCTGCTCGATGCCGAGGTGCGACCGAAGATGTTCGCGCAGTACGGGAGGTCGAACTCGCGGGTCACCCGGGATCCGCCGCCGAAGCTCGCCGGCGGGGACGCGACCGTGACGTCCGCACCCGCCGCGGTCGTGCCCGAGACGGACGCGTAGCGGAAGTCGGCGACGTAGTCGCTGGTCCGCGTGGCCTTGACCGCGGTGCCATCGCGCAGGTGCGCGCCGCCGCCGGCAGGCCGACCGCTGGAGCCCCGCCAGTACCAGGAACGCCGGATGCCGTCCTGGTCCGTGCCGCTGAGGCGCAGGCGGTACGGCGCGCTGGCCGTGTTGCGCGCACCGAGGCTGACGTTCAGCGAGTAGCGCCCGCCGTTGCCGCTGATGTCCTGGCCCTTGACGATCTTGGTGTTGCCGCCGCGCAGCACCGAGATCAGGTCGACGCGCAAGTTCGACGCGAGCACCGGGCCGTACCCGGTGACGGTGCCGCGGATCTGCTGGCGCGAGACGAGCGTCTCGGTGCGGATCTTGCGGTAGTAGTGCGTGATGTTGCGGGGCTTGTCCTCGTCGACCTTGACCGACACGTTGCTGACGGACCGGTAGTCACGTCCCGCGACGGCCGGCGCGTTGTGCGGGTTGACCCGCGCGTTGGTGTGCATCGCGATCGCGACACGCGCCGACGACCGTCCCTTCACCTTGTACTTGCGGACCCGCGGCTTGCCGGTGTCGTCGGTGAACGACAGCTTGCCCTTGCAGGTCGCCTTGGACGCGCACTTGACGGACACGCTTCCGGTGCCGCTCGAGGAGATCGCGATCCCCGTGGACTTGACCGAGAGCTTGTAGCTCGCTGCTTCGGCCGGCCCGGCTGTCAGGAAGGCGGCGACCACTGCGACTGCAGCGGAGGCGATGACGGGTGTGCGCAGTCTCATTCGGGTCCCCGAAACTCAAGTTGCGTGCAGACAGATCCTCCGCAGGCTATCAAACTTCGCGGAAGGGTCCAGGGTCCCGACGATCAGCCCTTGAAGCGCAGCGTCCCCACCGAGTACGACTTGCCGCGCTTGACCGAGACCGCGTGCTTGCCCGCGAAGGTGCGCCCGATGCCGCGCCAGGAGTCGGTGTTGACCGCGATGGTCCAGCGGCCCGAGGGCAGTCCCACGACCGAGAACCGGCCGCTGCCGTCGGTGATCGTGGTGCGGATGACCCGCTTGCCGTCGATGGACGACAGGCGCACCATCATCTCCTTGTTGGTACGACCACCGGTGCGCGTGATGCGCCCACGGACCGTCGCGCCCTTGGCGGACGTGATGCCGACGCGCTTCTGGCCGTTGCCGGTGCCACGGATGCTGACGGTCTTGTAGGCGCCGGCGCCACGGGCACCACACACGGAGCGGTACATCCAGCCGGCGCGACCGGACGGCTTCTTCTCCTGCGCCTTGCCGGCCGGGTTCGGTCGCACGTGGCGGGCGGTGCCCTCCAGGCCGGAGTTCTTGCCGCCCGGGAGCGAGCCGAGGGTGCGGAAGGACTTCCACCGCTCCGACGCGCGGTCACCGCCCTTGAAGTACGCGCGGTTGTTCGAGTAGCGGCTCGGGTACCAGTCCGAGCAGCCCGTGCGGCGGCCGATCTCGACCCAGTACGTGCCGGGCGCCACGTTGGTGAACACGCCGTTGCCGGCCCCGTTGGCGGCGCGCTCGGCCACGACCGGGGCGTCCAGGATCGGCATGTTCGGGACCTTCTCGCGCAGACGCAGCCAGCGGTCGCCCTGGGCAGTCGGCTTGAACCCCGAGAACGTGCCGTCGACGTACAGCGAGTTGCCGTTGGCGCCGACGCTCGCGTCGCGCGTGGTCGGCGTGGAGCCGTTGAGGGCGATCAGGTTGCTGCGGGAGTACTTGTAGTTCTGCACGTCGAAGCAGCTGCCGAAACGCTCGCTGGTCCTGCCGTACCAGGCGTCGACCGATCCCCTGCGGGCCGAGATCATGTAGCGCTTGTCCGCCGACGTCTTGTCGTAGGGCAGGAAGTCGATCCGGTAGCGGCCGTCGCGCGCGGCGGTCTCACCGAAGACGTTCGCGCAGCCGACGTAGTCGAGCTCGCGGCGCACGCTCGCGCCCCCGAAGGTGCGGGGGTTCCCGACCGCGGTGATGCTCGTGCCGGTCGGCGCGTCGCCCTGGATCGAGGAGAAGTGGAAGTCGGCGTTGAAGTCGCTGTTCTTGGTCGCCTGGACCGCGCTGGCCTCGTTGATGTAGCGGCCGCCGCCGGTGAACTTGCCGTCCGTGCCCCGCCAGAACCACGAGCGGGCGATGCCGTCCTGGTCCTTGCCCGTGATGCGCAGGCGGTACGTCGCCGAGGGCGAGTTGTTGGCGCCGAGCGGGATCGTGAAGCTGTAGCCGTCGCTGAGGTCGTTGTCGAACTTCTTGACCAGGGTGTTGCCACCGCGCACGACCGTCAGCAGCTCGACCCGCAGCTGGCTGACCTTGCTGCCGCCGACGCCCTTGGCGGTGCCGGTGATCTGCTGGCTGGGCTTGTACGTCTCGGTGGTGACCTTGGAGTCGTGGGTGCGCTTCTTCGGGGACGTCTCGGCGATGCGGAGCGTCACGCCGGTCTTGCGCTTGTACTCACCGTTGACCGACTGGCCGCCGTTGTACGGGTTCGCGGTCGAGCTGTCGTTGAGCGACACCCGTGCGTACGCGGTCTTCTTGCCCCGGACGCTGTAGCTCGTGACCTTGGTCGAGCCCAGCACACGCAGCTTGCCCTTGCAGGTGTGCTTGCTGCGACACGCGATCGCGACCTTGCCGTCGCCCTTCGACGAGATCGCGATGGTCTTGGACTTCAGCGTCGCAGTGGTGCCCGCCGCGTCGGCCGGGGTGGCGATGAGCAGGCCGGCGACGAGCGTCACGAGCGCGGGGCCGAGCAGGACGATGCGGTGCTTCATGGAATCCCCGGGACTCTGTAGGTGGGCAACCAGGGAAGGCTATCAGCGGACGCTCTCCGCCGAGGCGTTTGCGGCATCATCGAGGCGTCGCAGTGCCGCGAGCGCCACCTCGCGGTCGGTCGTGCGCCACATGTCGGGCAGGGACGCGGCGAGGAAGGACCCGTAGCGCGCGGTCACGATGCGCGGATCGAGGATCGCGACGACCCCCTTGTCGGTCGAGCGCCGGATCAGGCGCCCGGTGCCCTGTGCGAGCAGGAGGGCGGCGTGGTTGGCCGCGACGGTCATGAACCCGTTGCCGCCGCGCTTCTCCACGAGCCGCTGCCGTGCGCTCATCAACGGGTCGTCCGGACGCGGGAACGGGATGCGGTCGATGATGACGAGCTGGCACGTATCACCGGGCAGGTCGACGCCCTGCCACAGGCTCAGCGTGCCGAACAGGCACGTGCTCGGGGTCTCGGCGAACCGCCGGGCGAGCTCGGGGAGCTGCGCGTCGCCCTGGCACCAGATGTCGATGTCGGGGAGGCGCTCACGGACCTCCTCCGCGGCCTTCTCGGCTCCGCGGCGGGACGAGAACAGCCCGAGCGTACGACCGCCGGCGGCCTCGATCAGCGAGGTGATCTCGGCCAGCTGGGCCTCCTCGAGACCGTCCCGGCCCGGCGCCGGCAGGTCACGCGCGACGTAGAGGACGCCCTGCTTGCGGTAGTCGAACGGCGAGCCGACGTCGAGCGCGGTCCACGGCGGGTCGTCCCCCCAAAGGCCCAGCGAGCGGGCGACGGGCTCGAAGCCGCCGCCGAGCTTGAGCGTCGCACTGGTCAGGATCACGGTCTTGTCGCCGAAGAGCTTCTCGCGCAGCGCCCAGGAGACGTCGATCGGCGCGATGTGCAGCTGCTTCTCGCCCCGACGGTTGTCGGTCACCCAGAGCACCTCGGTCTCGCCCTTGGCGGCCATGCGCTCGGCGATCTTGCGGACGTCGTCGACCATGCCGCGGGCCTGCAGCTTGGCGGCGTCGGGCTCGCCCTTGTCCTTCTCCTTCGGGAACGCGGACAGACACGCGCGGGCGTTGTCGCGCACGAACGCCAGGACCTCCTGCAACGGCTGCGGCGGGACGTCGATGCGCCCCTCCTCCGTGCGGGCCAGGACGTCGGCGAGCGCGTCGGCCGCGTCGGACAGGTCGTCGGCCTCGTGGCCGTCCACCTGGGCGCGGGCGCGCCGGGCGGCCCGCTCGACGATCGACGGATCGAGCTCGTCGGTGGACGCCTGGGTCACCCGGGCCGCGAGCTCGTGCGCCTCGTCGACGACCACTGCGTCGTACTCGGGCAGCATCGGCACCCCGTCGATCGCGTCGATCGCGAGGAGCGAGTGGTTCGTGACGACGACCTGCGCGTTGTGGGCGTCCTCCCGGGCGAGCTCGGCGAAGCACTGGAGCGCGTGCGCGCAGCGCGAGGCGCCGAGGCACTCGCGGTGGTTGACGCTCACCTGCCGCCACGCGCGCTCGGTGTGCGAGGGAGCGGAGTCGCGGTCGCCGGTGTGGCTGCCGGTCGCCTGCTCCTCGGCCCACTCGCGCAGCTCGAGGACCTCCGCGCCGAGCGATCCCTCCGGGACGTCGATGAGCGTGCCCTGGTCGTCGGGGGCTCCCTCGCGCACGCGGTGCAGGCACGCGTAGTTGCTGCGGCCCTTGACGACGGCGTGGTGCGGGACCTTGTCCATGGTCGCGCGGGCCGCCTCCTTGAGGGCGGGGATGTCGCGCTCGACGAGCTGGTGCTGCAGGTTGAGCGTCGCGGTCGCGACGATGACGCGCTTGCCGTGCAGGAGGCTGGGCACGAGGTAGCCCAGCGACTTGCCGGTGCCGGTGCCGGCCTGGACCAGCAGGTGCTCCCGGCTGTCGAGCGCCTTCTTCACCGCTTCGGCCATCTCGATCTGACCGGGTCGGTCGGCGCCTCCGACCGCCTCGACCGCGGCGTGGAGGACGTCACGGATCTTGGCGGAGGGCATGGGACGAGGTTATCTGCGTGACCCGTGGATCAGAGAATCCCGTCCACAGCGACAGGACGTCATCCCGCGCGTGGCGCAGCGACCACAGGCGGGATGACGTCCAGGGGGTCAGCGGGCGTAGGGCTCCAGCTCGGCAGCAAGGCCGCCGTTGACGCGAGCGACGACGTGCGTGCCCTCGGCCTCGTGGTCGAGGGTGTCGATCTCGCCGGCGGTGTGGATCTGGTTGAGCAGGTCACCGCGGGAGTACGGCAGCATCACGTCGACCTGGACCGCGGGCTGTGGCAGGTCGGCCTCGATCGCGCTGAGCAGCTCGTCGATGCCCTCGCCCGTCCGGGCGCTGACCACGACCGCGTGCGGCTCGCGGACGAGCAGCTGCTTGATGACCAGCGGGTCCGCCGCGTCGGCCTTGTTGATGACGAGGATCTCCGGCAGCTCGCCGGCTCCTGCCTCCATGATCACCTGGCGCACCGCCGCGATCTGCCCCTCGGGATCGGGGTCGGAGCCGTCGACGACGTGCAGGATCAGGTCCGACTCGGCGACCTCCTCCAGCGTCGAGCGGAACGCCTCCACCAGCTGGTGCGGCAGGTTGCGCACCAGGCCGACGGTGTCGGACAGCGTGTAGACGCGGCCGTCGGACGTCTGCGTACGCCGCGTCGTCGGGTCGAGCGTCGCGAACAGGGCGTTCTCGACCAGCACGCCGGCGTCGGTGAGCCGGTTGAGCAGGCTCGACTTGCCCGCGTTGGTGTAGCCCGCGATCGCGACGGACGGGATCTCGTGCCGCTGCCGGTTGCCCTTCTTGGTCTCGCGGGCCTTGCCCAGCTCCTTGAGCTCGCGGCGCAGCTTGGTCATCTTCATCTGGATGCGCCGACGATCGGTCTCGAGCTTGGTCTCACCGGGACCACGGCCACCGATGCCCTCGCCGCCCGCGGCCTGGCCACCGGCCTGGCGCGAGAGGTTGCCGCCCCAGCCGCGCAGGCGCTGGGTCTGGTACTGCAGCTGGGCGAGCTCGACCTGGGCCTTGCCCTCCTTGCTCTTGGCGTGCTGGGCGAAGATGTCGAGGATCAGCGCGGTCCGGTCGACGACCTTGACCTTGCAGCGGTCCTCGAGGTTGCGCAGCTGGCTGGGCGCGAGCGCGCCGTCACAGATGATGGTGTCGGCGCCGGTGGCGACCACGGCGGCGCGCAGGTCCTCGACCTTGCCCGAGCCGATGTAGGTGGCCGGGTCGGGCTTCTGCCGGCGCTGGATGAGGGCGTCGAGCACCTCGGAGCCGGCGGTCTCGGCGAGCAGCTTGAGCTCGGCCATCGAGTTCTCCGCGTCCTCGGCCGTGCCCTCGGTCCACACACCGACGAGGACGACGCGCTCGAGGCGCAGCTGGCGGTACTCGACCTCGGTGATGTCCTCGAGCTCGGTGCGCAGGTTGGCCACTCGCCGCAGCGAGTTGCGCTCCTCGAGGTCGAGCCCGTCGACGCCCTGCGCCTGTCCGGGACCGTTCACTGAGTCGGTCGACGTGTCTGTCATGCAGTCCAATCCATGGTGCCCCGCGCGACGATCTCGGCGGGGCCGGTGAGAACGATGTGGTCATCCGCGCGCCAGGTGACGTGCACGGTGCCGCCGGGGACGTCGACCCGGTACGTGCTGGGTCGCTCGGCTCCGTCGGCCACCGCGGTGGCCACGGCCACGGCGCAGGCGCCGGTGCCACAGGAACGCGTCTCCCCCGAGCCTCGCTCGTGCACACGCATTGCCACGTGGCGCTCGCCCTCGCGGACGACGAACTCGATGTTGACACCTTCGGGGTAGACCGACCGGTCGTACTCGGGCTCCGTCAGCAGCGTGCCGGCGTCGCCCAGCCGGTCGATGAAGGCGACAGCGTGGGGATTACCGGTTCTAACATCCTGCGCCTCCCACGTGTTCCCGTCGGCGCTGAC
Above is a genomic segment from Aeromicrobium chenweiae containing:
- a CDS encoding YihY/virulence factor BrkB family protein, whose amino-acid sequence is MNAKSTILTAWKQASAQQAPLLAAGVAFYTFLSLFPALIASVLVYGLVASPETVARQSKEITDALPADAASLVVGQLDSLTQTSPGSLGLGLVVAVALAFYSASGGVGNLVTAINAMFGIRDNRNFFKKKLLALGLTVGAIVFFLVMIALVAAAPAFFNLIDIVPGVRIVLEVLRWGLLLGALVVAIGVLFRIAPDRSEHTALVTKGVLVASLMWVAVSLAFSLYVDNFGSYGKTYGALAGVVVLLLWLWIGLYAILLGATVEAVREKVVTAETVAEDAEIADLRGAEANGDEVPVEITYDEEVEDVPAETKTPVFKRLRNPFRRAPRD
- a CDS encoding ATP-dependent DNA helicase, which gives rise to MPSAKIRDVLHAAVEAVGGADRPGQIEMAEAVKKALDSREHLLVQAGTGTGKSLGYLVPSLLHGKRVIVATATLNLQHQLVERDIPALKEAARATMDKVPHHAVVKGRSNYACLHRVREGAPDDQGTLIDVPEGSLGAEVLELREWAEEQATGSHTGDRDSAPSHTERAWRQVSVNHRECLGASRCAHALQCFAELAREDAHNAQVVVTNHSLLAIDAIDGVPMLPEYDAVVVDEAHELAARVTQASTDELDPSIVERAARRARAQVDGHEADDLSDAADALADVLARTEEGRIDVPPQPLQEVLAFVRDNARACLSAFPKEKDKGEPDAAKLQARGMVDDVRKIAERMAAKGETEVLWVTDNRRGEKQLHIAPIDVSWALREKLFGDKTVILTSATLKLGGGFEPVARSLGLWGDDPPWTALDVGSPFDYRKQGVLYVARDLPAPGRDGLEEAQLAEITSLIEAAGGRTLGLFSSRRGAEKAAEEVRERLPDIDIWCQGDAQLPELARRFAETPSTCLFGTLSLWQGVDLPGDTCQLVIIDRIPFPRPDDPLMSARQRLVEKRGGNGFMTVAANHAALLLAQGTGRLIRRSTDKGVVAILDPRIVTARYGSFLAASLPDMWRTTDREVALAALRRLDDAANASAESVR
- the hflX gene encoding GTPase HflX, with product MTDTSTDSVNGPGQAQGVDGLDLEERNSLRRVANLRTELEDITEVEYRQLRLERVVLVGVWTEGTAEDAENSMAELKLLAETAGSEVLDALIQRRQKPDPATYIGSGKVEDLRAAVVATGADTIICDGALAPSQLRNLEDRCKVKVVDRTALILDIFAQHAKSKEGKAQVELAQLQYQTQRLRGWGGNLSRQAGGQAAGGEGIGGRGPGETKLETDRRRIQMKMTKLRRELKELGKARETKKGNRQRHEIPSVAIAGYTNAGKSSLLNRLTDAGVLVENALFATLDPTTRRTQTSDGRVYTLSDTVGLVRNLPHQLVEAFRSTLEEVAESDLILHVVDGSDPDPEGQIAAVRQVIMEAGAGELPEILVINKADAADPLVIKQLLVREPHAVVVSARTGEGIDELLSAIEADLPQPAVQVDVMLPYSRGDLLNQIHTAGEIDTLDHEAEGTHVVARVNGGLAAELEPYAR
- the galE gene encoding UDP-glucose 4-epimerase GalE, which codes for MTVLVTGGAGYIGSHIVRAFRLAGLDCVVVDDFSSGHREFVPDDVVLIDSNILDTAVVAKAMVEHRVEAVVHLAGFKYAGVSVQRPLHTYEQNVQGTVSLLQAMHEADVDKVVFSSSAAVYGTPDVELVTEATATAPESPYGESKLIGEWLLRDSARAFPLHHTSLRYFNVVGSAVPDLYDTSPHNLFPLVIEALLEGRTPRINGNDYPTPDGTCVRDYIHVADLADAHVVAAQKLLAGETLEPVYNLGSGDGVSVREIMTAVAEATGIAFEPEIADRRPGDPARIVASGELASRDLDWTMRHSVAEMVKSAWDARQAHAG
- a CDS encoding carboxypeptidase-like regulatory domain-containing protein, with the protein product MKHRIVLLGPALVTLVAGLLIATPADAAGTTATLKSKTIAISSKGDGKVAIACRSKHTCKGKLRVLGSTKVTSYSVRGKKTAYARVSLNDSSTANPYNGGQSVNGEYKRKTGVTLRIAETSPKKRTHDSKVTTETYKPSQQITGTAKGVGGSKVSQLRVELLTVVRGGNTLVKKFDNDLSDGYSFTIPLGANNSPSATYRLRITGKDQDGIARSWFWRGTDGKFTGGGRYINEASAVQATKNSDFNADFHFSSIQGDAPTGTSITAVGNPRTFGGASVRRELDYVGCANVFGETAARDGRYRIDFLPYDKTSADKRYMISARRGSVDAWYGRTSERFGSCFDVQNYKYSRSNLIALNGSTPTTRDASVGANGNSLYVDGTFSGFKPTAQGDRWLRLREKVPNMPILDAPVVAERAANGAGNGVFTNVAPGTYWVEIGRRTGCSDWYPSRYSNNRAYFKGGDRASERWKSFRTLGSLPGGKNSGLEGTARHVRPNPAGKAQEKKPSGRAGWMYRSVCGARGAGAYKTVSIRGTGNGQKRVGITSAKGATVRGRITRTGGRTNKEMMVRLSSIDGKRVIRTTITDGSGRFSVVGLPSGRWTIAVNTDSWRGIGRTFAGKHAVSVKRGKSYSVGTLRFKG
- a CDS encoding SDR family NAD(P)-dependent oxidoreductase; protein product: MHKTPVKPGSPRSAVVTGGARGIGRAIAIELVRLGYEVLVTDVDGDGAERTAREIGAAAGLRLDVTDPAANREIAERAREIAPLGAWVCNAGVGMDGDLTSLSVEQVRLMVDVNVLGVMWGVRAAADVFRNQSSEGIRGGEIGIMASLSAHAPVPGLSVYAATKAAVLSLTTSLASELHADRIRVHALCPDGVDTKMVEGFDVNGGAREILAAGVMLTPTQVAQELVGMFGTRRIYKTIPVWRGAIGRTATLSPSLALWADPLLRKVGARRLKKAGLR
- the lexA gene encoding transcriptional repressor LexA, encoding MTDDRNADVTELPDGPADSTGLTARQRKVLEFLRDEIETRGYPPSMREIGAAVGLTSTSSVAHQLRALEGLGYVKRDPNRPRALEIFLPDVIAARRSMSAAPEPSDAADSPFDETGINDAAPSAVNIPMVGRIAAGGPILAEERVEEIFPMPKSLVGDGTLFMLEVSGDSMIDAAICNGDYVVIRQQPNAENGEIVAAMLDGEATVKTFQRKNGQVWLLPHNDDYSPIDGTHATILGKVTAVIRRV